The Desulfosporosinus acidiphilus SJ4 genome has a window encoding:
- the atpG gene encoding ATP synthase F1 subunit gamma: MAGVRDIRRRIRSVRNMQQITKAMKMVSAAKLRKAQQKLIAARPYANQLQGVLERLSQAGDTVHPLLVKRPVQKVVYVLITSDRGLCGGYNANLIRKTTGLIAETPQEVKLVTVGRKGRDFFRRGKIEFLAEFVALGDDPSFNQAKDIAQEVIRLYEQGEADEVYLLYTEFVSAITQRPSQVKLLPIEKPEGKYGKQYIFEPSPDEILAGLLPKYVETQIFRSILEGKASEQGARMTAMSSATDNATDMIDRLSLAMNRARQAAITKEISEIVGGAAALE, encoded by the coding sequence GTGGCAGGAGTACGCGATATTCGTCGCCGGATCCGCAGCGTACGTAATATGCAGCAGATCACGAAGGCGATGAAAATGGTTTCCGCGGCCAAACTCAGAAAAGCCCAACAAAAACTTATCGCTGCCCGCCCGTATGCCAACCAATTGCAAGGGGTCTTGGAGCGCCTATCACAGGCTGGGGATACTGTTCATCCGCTTTTAGTCAAGCGGCCTGTGCAAAAGGTGGTTTATGTATTAATTACATCGGACCGTGGTCTCTGCGGAGGGTATAACGCGAACCTGATTCGGAAGACGACCGGTTTGATTGCCGAAACGCCGCAAGAAGTTAAGTTGGTGACGGTAGGCCGCAAAGGTCGGGATTTCTTCCGCCGTGGTAAAATTGAGTTTTTGGCTGAGTTTGTAGCGCTTGGTGATGATCCAAGTTTTAATCAAGCAAAAGATATAGCTCAGGAAGTAATTCGGCTCTATGAGCAAGGTGAAGCGGATGAGGTATATTTATTGTATACTGAGTTCGTTAGCGCTATCACGCAAAGACCTTCGCAAGTCAAATTACTCCCTATTGAAAAACCTGAAGGCAAATATGGAAAACAGTATATTTTTGAACCGTCTCCGGATGAAATCCTTGCCGGCTTATTGCCGAAGTATGTGGAAACACAGATCTTCCGGTCAATTCTTGAAGGAAAAGCTAGTGAGCAAGGTGCCAGGATGACGGCTATGAGTTCGGCAACGGATAATGCCACGGACATGATTGACCGACTGTCGCTGGCTATGAATAGAGCCCGGCAGGCGGCGATTACCAAGGAAATATCTGAAATTGTCGGTGGAGCAGCTGCTTTAGAATAA
- the atpA gene encoding F0F1 ATP synthase subunit alpha: MNLRPEEISSIIRQQIERYESAVDTVDVGTVIQVGDGIARVYGLEKAMAGELLEFPGKVYGMAMNLEEDNIGCVILGPFTGIKEGDQVKRTGRIVEVPVGEALIGRVVNALGQPIDGKGEIVTDKFRPIENRASGVIARKSVHEPVQTGLKSIDAMVPIGRGQRELIIGDRETGKTALAIDTIINQKGQDMVCIYVAVGQKASTVASVVQKLEEHDAMKYTIVVAATASESAPMVYIAPYSGAAMGEEFMYNGKHVLIIYDDLSKQAVAYRELSLLLKRPPGREAYPGDVFYLHSRLLERAAKLSDELGAGSMTALPVIETQAGDVSAYIPTNVISITDGQIFLESDLFYSGFRPAINVGLSVSRVGGSAQIKAMKQVAGQLRLDLASYRELAAFAQFGSDLDKVTQMRLNRGKRTMEILKQTQYAPMPVEEEVVVIYAAVKGFTDDIDVEKIGKFEQEYLRFMRSVKADLLTKIRTEKALSNEMIAELEKAINEFKQGFVA, from the coding sequence ATGAACTTGCGTCCAGAAGAAATAAGTTCTATTATCAGACAGCAAATTGAACGCTATGAGTCAGCTGTTGATACCGTAGATGTCGGGACTGTTATCCAGGTTGGTGACGGAATTGCCCGTGTTTACGGTTTAGAGAAGGCCATGGCCGGTGAACTATTAGAGTTTCCGGGTAAAGTATATGGCATGGCTATGAACCTCGAAGAAGATAATATTGGTTGCGTTATTCTTGGACCCTTTACCGGGATTAAAGAGGGCGACCAGGTCAAAAGAACAGGGCGGATCGTGGAAGTTCCGGTTGGTGAGGCTCTGATTGGCCGGGTTGTTAACGCTCTTGGACAACCCATTGACGGCAAAGGGGAAATTGTGACGGATAAATTCCGTCCCATTGAAAACCGAGCCTCTGGCGTTATTGCACGGAAATCGGTTCATGAACCTGTGCAAACCGGTCTTAAATCAATCGATGCTATGGTTCCCATTGGCCGCGGTCAGCGTGAGTTAATCATCGGTGACCGTGAAACAGGTAAAACCGCTCTGGCCATCGATACGATTATTAACCAAAAAGGCCAGGATATGGTTTGTATTTACGTTGCTGTTGGGCAAAAGGCTTCAACCGTTGCCAGCGTTGTTCAGAAATTAGAAGAACACGATGCTATGAAGTATACGATTGTTGTTGCTGCCACAGCTTCTGAATCAGCACCAATGGTTTATATTGCACCTTATTCCGGTGCGGCCATGGGTGAAGAATTCATGTATAACGGTAAGCACGTTCTCATTATTTATGATGACCTTTCTAAGCAGGCCGTTGCTTATCGTGAACTTTCACTGCTTCTGAAACGCCCACCAGGACGTGAAGCATACCCTGGTGACGTTTTCTACCTCCACTCCCGTCTCTTGGAACGTGCTGCTAAGTTATCTGACGAACTCGGTGCGGGTTCTATGACAGCACTCCCTGTTATTGAGACTCAGGCCGGAGACGTTTCAGCTTATATTCCTACAAATGTTATCTCTATTACAGATGGTCAGATCTTTTTGGAATCAGACCTCTTCTACTCCGGTTTCCGCCCGGCCATCAACGTTGGTCTCTCCGTCTCGCGGGTAGGTGGCAGTGCGCAAATCAAAGCGATGAAACAAGTTGCCGGTCAGCTCCGTTTGGACCTTGCCAGCTATCGTGAATTAGCTGCATTCGCCCAATTTGGTTCGGACTTGGATAAAGTGACCCAAATGCGCCTCAACCGTGGAAAACGGACAATGGAAATTCTCAAACAAACTCAGTACGCGCCAATGCCTGTTGAGGAAGAAGTTGTGGTTATTTACGCTGCGGTTAAAGGATTTACCGATGATATTGATGTTGAGAAGATTGGGAAATTTGAGCAAGAGTACCTGCGTTTCATGCGCTCCGTTAAGGCTGACCTGTTGACTAAAATCCGCACCGAAAAGGCGCTCTCCAACGAAATGATCGCCGAACTGGAAAAAGCGATTAATGAATTCAAGCAGGGGTTTGTGGCCTAG
- a CDS encoding F0F1 ATP synthase subunit delta, whose product MINGSLARRYSQALFEIASETSLDVIDTDLRELTKLVEENDEVKKVLLHPHISLSEKKSVMAKLLSEDFSETVRHFLYLLIDRKRESLLPFIQREFTRLADEARKVVEAKVESAIALSASQLDDLKKAIGRMTGKDVRIISEVREELIGGVLIQIGDRVMDGTIAHALTKMREDLRRSTDKPQEVGVK is encoded by the coding sequence ATGATAAATGGATCACTTGCGCGCAGATACTCTCAGGCCTTGTTTGAAATTGCCTCCGAGACGTCCCTTGATGTGATAGATACCGACTTGCGTGAACTTACAAAGCTAGTTGAGGAAAATGATGAGGTTAAAAAGGTTCTGCTTCACCCTCATATTTCGCTTAGCGAAAAGAAGTCGGTCATGGCCAAATTGCTTAGCGAAGATTTTAGTGAAACCGTCCGTCATTTCCTTTACCTGTTGATTGACCGCAAAAGGGAAAGTCTCTTGCCGTTTATTCAACGTGAGTTTACCCGGTTGGCAGATGAGGCACGGAAAGTTGTGGAAGCAAAAGTGGAAAGTGCTATCGCTTTAAGCGCTTCGCAGCTGGATGATCTCAAAAAGGCTATAGGGCGTATGACTGGGAAAGATGTTCGTATTATCAGCGAAGTCCGTGAAGAACTCATTGGTGGAGTTCTGATTCAAATCGGAGATCGCGTGATGGATGGAACCATTGCTCATGCTTTGACCAAAATGCGTGAGGATTTACGTAGAAGCACAGATAAACCTCAGGAAGTAGGGGTGAAATAA
- the atpF gene encoding F0F1 ATP synthase subunit B, translated as MGGNPIQFDWTLVATILSFLLLVWLLKAKAWGPLMKIMEERRTHIESMLSQAESERIQAEQIKREYQEEMRKARQEAQEVIAKATKVSEERAAEILAQSHEEAEKIKKSALVDIERERDRAISEVKAQVADLSVLVAEKIIRQKLDLKGQGDLIDQFIQEVGEMQ; from the coding sequence TTGGGTGGGAATCCTATTCAATTTGACTGGACATTAGTGGCTACAATTTTATCATTCCTGCTGCTCGTTTGGTTGCTAAAAGCGAAAGCATGGGGCCCGTTAATGAAAATCATGGAAGAACGACGGACTCATATTGAATCCATGCTTTCTCAGGCAGAAAGTGAACGAATACAGGCTGAACAAATAAAACGCGAATACCAAGAAGAAATGCGTAAGGCTCGTCAAGAAGCTCAAGAAGTGATCGCTAAAGCCACCAAGGTAAGCGAAGAACGAGCGGCCGAAATCTTGGCTCAATCCCACGAGGAAGCTGAAAAAATCAAGAAATCTGCCCTTGTGGACATTGAACGTGAACGTGATCGCGCGATTTCAGAGGTTAAGGCACAAGTCGCAGATCTGTCAGTTCTGGTGGCCGAAAAGATCATTCGTCAAAAGCTTGATCTGAAAGGTCAAGGGGATCTCATTGATCAATTCATTCAAGAAGTAGGGGAAATGCAATGA
- the atpE gene encoding F0F1 ATP synthase subunit C, whose amino-acid sequence MDAHAAAALGAGIAAGLAAFGASLGNGNVISKTIEGIARQPEAKATLQSTMFIGVGLVEALPLLSWVVGLLLMFTVK is encoded by the coding sequence ATGGATGCGCATGCTGCAGCTGCACTTGGTGCAGGTATCGCTGCTGGATTAGCGGCCTTCGGAGCATCACTCGGTAATGGTAATGTTATTAGCAAAACGATTGAGGGTATCGCTCGTCAACCAGAAGCTAAAGCGACATTACAATCAACCATGTTTATCGGTGTAGGCTTGGTTGAGGCTCTGCCACTCCTTAGCTGGGTCGTTGGACTGTTGTTGATGTTTACAGTGAAGTAA
- the atpB gene encoding F0F1 ATP synthase subunit A, which translates to MNEETVLWHLGSMTFHARTLINTWLVMAAVLIFCLIGVRNLTSGKPGKMQNVMEWIVDFVKNLVSDNMNYEQGRPLLGYLLTLIMFVFFSNMVSVIPNLTFGLFEDFHIDFAHLNEIFARQEYFSAAPTSDINVTMALALLTIILVVSLGIKTKGAHYFHHFVEPHPVFAIIHFIDLLAKPLTLAFRLFGNIFAGEILVKVIWMLPGLSVLPGVLPQVVWLAFSIFIGAIQAYVFTVLTTAYISQAVSPSEEH; encoded by the coding sequence ATGAATGAAGAAACAGTATTATGGCACTTGGGAAGCATGACCTTTCACGCAAGAACATTAATTAATACTTGGCTGGTAATGGCTGCTGTCTTAATATTTTGTTTAATAGGGGTTCGTAATTTAACAAGCGGCAAGCCGGGTAAAATGCAGAACGTCATGGAATGGATTGTCGATTTCGTTAAGAACCTTGTATCCGATAATATGAATTATGAACAAGGACGCCCGCTTTTGGGTTACTTATTAACGCTGATTATGTTTGTTTTCTTTTCCAATATGGTCAGCGTAATCCCAAACTTAACATTTGGCCTGTTTGAAGATTTTCACATAGACTTTGCCCATTTAAATGAGATTTTTGCACGTCAAGAGTATTTTTCGGCTGCACCTACCTCAGATATTAATGTTACCATGGCCCTGGCCTTGTTAACAATTATCTTGGTAGTCAGCCTGGGGATCAAGACCAAAGGGGCACATTATTTCCATCACTTTGTTGAACCACATCCGGTGTTTGCAATTATTCACTTTATTGACTTATTGGCTAAGCCATTGACGCTCGCCTTTCGTCTATTCGGGAATATCTTCGCCGGTGAGATTCTTGTCAAAGTTATCTGGATGCTTCCGGGGCTTAGTGTCCTTCCAGGAGTGTTGCCTCAGGTGGTTTGGCTGGCCTTTAGTATCTTTATCGGTGCCATCCAAGCGTACGTATTTACTGTTTTGACCACCGCTTATATTTCTCAGGCTGTTTCGCCTTCGGAAGAACATTAA
- a CDS encoding AtpZ/AtpI family protein, whose amino-acid sequence MAGNLKAWQKALAIGSSIATTLAGLVGGGFFLGRYLDARWDTQPILTIGLMLTGLVLGASYLVITLKEWMTDDKK is encoded by the coding sequence GTGGCGGGTAATCTAAAAGCATGGCAAAAAGCGCTGGCAATAGGTTCAAGTATTGCAACCACATTGGCAGGGCTCGTCGGAGGAGGTTTTTTTTTAGGGCGCTATCTGGATGCTCGTTGGGATACTCAGCCGATTCTGACCATTGGCTTAATGTTAACAGGGCTGGTTTTAGGAGCGAGTTATCTGGTAATTACTTTAAAAGAGTGGATGACCGATGATAAGAAGTAG
- the wecB gene encoding non-hydrolyzing UDP-N-acetylglucosamine 2-epimerase, translating into MTRQKKVMVVFGTRPEAIKMAPVIQALRRQESIYCQIAVTAQHREMLDQVLQLFNLTPEFDLNLMKQGQTLTDITTRALNGLREVLQQESPDLVLVHGDTTTTFVAALAAFYAQIPIGHVEAGLRTGNKYSPYPEEMNRRLAGVLTDLHFAPTERAKENLLREGVEPEKIFVTGNTVIDALLATVQTNYRFLDPEIQSIVKQSETSRMILVTTHRRENLGEPMRQIYQALSKMLELFPDTYVVFPVHKNPKVRKVVEEILGTHSRVFLVEPMDYEPFVNLMARSHLILTDSGGIQEEAPSLGKPVLVVRDTTERPEAVEAGTVSLVGTGFDSVLAELKRLLSSEAAYQQMSMASNPYGDGHAAERIAQIITKN; encoded by the coding sequence GTGACCAGACAGAAAAAAGTAATGGTGGTCTTTGGCACTCGTCCGGAGGCTATTAAGATGGCCCCCGTTATCCAAGCTCTTAGACGGCAGGAATCGATTTACTGCCAGATCGCCGTGACAGCCCAACATCGGGAAATGTTAGATCAGGTTCTCCAATTATTTAACTTAACCCCTGAGTTTGATCTTAATCTTATGAAACAGGGGCAAACCTTAACGGACATAACAACCCGTGCTCTTAATGGCTTGCGGGAGGTGTTGCAGCAGGAATCTCCTGATCTTGTTCTGGTGCATGGAGACACAACGACGACATTTGTTGCAGCACTGGCGGCCTTTTATGCCCAAATACCCATAGGACATGTAGAGGCAGGATTGCGTACTGGGAATAAATATTCTCCCTATCCGGAAGAAATGAACCGAAGACTGGCCGGCGTTCTAACGGATCTTCACTTCGCTCCGACGGAAAGAGCAAAAGAAAATCTCTTGCGCGAAGGAGTGGAACCCGAAAAAATATTTGTTACGGGGAACACTGTGATCGATGCTTTGCTGGCGACAGTTCAAACAAATTACCGCTTTCTTGATCCTGAAATCCAATCCATCGTTAAGCAAAGCGAAACATCTCGAATGATTCTGGTGACTACCCACCGCAGAGAAAATCTCGGTGAACCGATGCGGCAGATTTACCAGGCGTTAAGCAAGATGCTTGAGCTGTTCCCGGATACTTATGTAGTTTTCCCAGTTCATAAAAATCCGAAGGTGCGTAAAGTCGTAGAAGAAATTTTAGGTACTCATTCGCGAGTCTTTCTTGTTGAGCCCATGGATTATGAACCATTTGTAAATCTAATGGCACGTTCGCATCTAATTTTGACAGATTCCGGGGGGATTCAAGAAGAAGCGCCTTCTCTGGGGAAACCGGTTCTGGTAGTACGAGATACAACGGAGAGGCCCGAGGCGGTGGAAGCCGGGACGGTTTCCCTGGTGGGGACAGGTTTTGACAGCGTCTTAGCCGAGCTTAAACGTCTCCTAAGCAGTGAAGCTGCTTATCAACAAATGTCAATGGCAAGTAATCCATACGGAGATGGGCATGCAGCAGAAAGAATTGCCCAAATTATTACTAAAAATTGA
- a CDS encoding deoxycytidylate deaminase has translation MKQETRPSWDSYFMQLADVVAGRSTCLRRQVGAVIVKDKQILTTGYNGSPSGLQHCEQIGCLRQSLSVPSGERHEICRAVHAEQNALVQAAKHGVAITGADLYTTHQPCVLCTKLLINVGIKRVFYRYPYPDQLSLDMAQEAGLQLIHFEEDIPKQ, from the coding sequence ATGAAACAGGAAACACGCCCAAGCTGGGACAGTTATTTTATGCAACTGGCTGATGTGGTTGCCGGACGTTCAACCTGTTTGCGACGTCAGGTTGGAGCTGTCATAGTTAAGGACAAACAAATTTTAACGACAGGATACAATGGGAGCCCTTCGGGGCTTCAACATTGTGAGCAAATTGGGTGTTTACGGCAGAGCTTAAGCGTTCCCTCAGGGGAACGCCATGAGATCTGCCGTGCTGTGCATGCAGAGCAAAATGCTTTGGTACAGGCTGCCAAGCATGGGGTAGCGATTACAGGAGCCGATCTTTATACAACCCATCAACCATGCGTGCTGTGCACGAAATTGCTGATTAATGTCGGGATAAAACGTGTGTTCTATCGTTATCCCTATCCGGATCAACTGTCCTTGGACATGGCGCAGGAAGCCGGACTTCAGTTGATTCATTTTGAGGAGGACATTCCAAAGCAATAA
- the upp gene encoding uracil phosphoribosyltransferase, with product MAKLQVLDHPLIQHKLSLIRDEKTGSKEFRELVEEVAMLMAYEVTRDFPLQEVEVQTPVAVAKTKVISGRKVGLVPILRAGLGMVDGMLRLIPAAKVGHVGLYRDPETLSPVEYYCKLPSDIAERDLIVIDPMLATGGSASAAITFLKERGAKNIKLMCLIAAPEGIKAVQNAHADVDIFVAAVDECLNDHGYIIPGLGDAGDRLFGTK from the coding sequence ATGGCAAAACTTCAAGTCCTTGATCATCCTCTCATTCAGCATAAGTTATCATTAATTCGCGACGAAAAGACGGGTTCCAAAGAATTTCGAGAACTTGTAGAAGAAGTCGCGATGTTGATGGCATATGAAGTAACCCGTGATTTTCCCCTTCAGGAAGTTGAAGTCCAAACACCGGTAGCTGTTGCCAAAACTAAAGTAATTTCCGGACGAAAGGTTGGCTTGGTCCCTATTCTGCGTGCAGGTTTGGGCATGGTAGACGGTATGCTTCGGCTGATTCCAGCGGCGAAAGTTGGACACGTAGGATTGTACCGGGACCCGGAAACTCTTTCTCCTGTGGAGTATTATTGTAAACTGCCCAGCGATATTGCAGAGCGGGATCTTATTGTGATTGACCCGATGTTGGCGACGGGAGGCTCGGCGTCAGCTGCAATTACCTTTTTAAAAGAGCGAGGGGCAAAGAATATTAAGTTAATGTGCCTGATTGCTGCGCCGGAAGGTATAAAAGCTGTGCAAAATGCACATGCTGATGTTGATATATTTGTTGCGGCAGTCGATGAATGTTTAAATGATCATGGATACATTATTCCGGGGCTCGGCGATGCCGGAGACCGTTTGTTTGGGACAAAGTGA
- the glyA gene encoding serine hydroxymethyltransferase, which yields MDYINQWVKPQDPEVAKAMEQEENRQRQTIELIASENFVSRAVLAAQGSVMTNKYAEGYPGKRYYGGCEYVDVVENLARERVKKIFGAEHANVQPHSGSQANMAVYFAMLKPGDTVLGMNLSHGGHLTHGSQVNISGTYFNFVSYGVDKQTERIDYEEVRKTAQEHRPKLIVAGASAYPRIIDFVKMREIADEVNALFMVDMAHFAGLVAADLHPSPVPYAHFVTSTTHKTLRGPRGGLILCKEEYAQAIDKAIFPGIQGGPLMHVIAAKAVAFGEALQPEFKEYQKHIVENAKALAQNLVEKGFRLVSGGTDNHLMLVDVKPKGLTGKEAEHILHEVGITVNKNTIPFETESPFVTSGIRIGTPAVTTRGMNPQAMARIADAIDLALTSHHEPDKLAKAQGIVSALCAEYPLYANLN from the coding sequence ATGGATTATATTAATCAATGGGTTAAACCACAGGATCCCGAAGTTGCCAAAGCGATGGAACAGGAGGAAAATCGTCAGAGACAAACTATTGAACTGATTGCCTCGGAAAACTTTGTGAGCAGAGCAGTTTTAGCAGCTCAAGGTTCAGTTATGACCAATAAGTATGCGGAAGGTTACCCAGGCAAACGTTACTATGGGGGATGCGAATATGTTGATGTTGTAGAAAATTTGGCTCGGGAACGAGTGAAAAAAATCTTTGGCGCAGAGCATGCCAATGTTCAGCCTCATTCAGGCTCTCAAGCCAATATGGCGGTTTATTTTGCTATGTTGAAACCAGGGGATACAGTGTTAGGAATGAATTTGTCCCATGGTGGACATCTGACCCACGGAAGTCAAGTGAATATCTCCGGAACCTATTTTAACTTTGTATCTTATGGTGTTGATAAGCAGACGGAACGCATTGATTATGAAGAGGTTCGAAAAACGGCCCAGGAACACAGGCCGAAGTTAATTGTTGCAGGGGCCAGCGCTTATCCGCGGATCATTGATTTCGTAAAAATGCGGGAAATTGCTGACGAAGTCAACGCGTTATTTATGGTTGATATGGCACATTTCGCCGGGTTAGTAGCGGCAGATCTTCATCCCTCTCCGGTACCCTATGCCCACTTTGTAACATCGACGACTCATAAGACGTTAAGGGGTCCGCGAGGAGGTCTGATTCTATGCAAGGAGGAATACGCTCAGGCCATTGACAAAGCCATTTTCCCCGGAATTCAGGGAGGCCCTCTCATGCACGTTATTGCCGCCAAGGCGGTTGCCTTTGGAGAAGCTCTGCAGCCGGAATTTAAAGAGTATCAAAAACATATTGTGGAGAACGCCAAAGCGTTGGCCCAAAACTTAGTAGAAAAGGGTTTCCGACTCGTATCGGGAGGAACAGACAACCACCTGATGCTTGTGGACGTAAAACCGAAAGGTTTAACCGGAAAAGAAGCCGAACATATCCTCCATGAAGTCGGTATTACGGTCAATAAAAATACCATACCTTTTGAAACAGAAAGTCCTTTTGTAACCAGTGGAATTCGCATCGGTACTCCGGCGGTTACCACTCGGGGGATGAATCCTCAGGCCATGGCTCGAATCGCCGACGCTATAGACCTTGCCTTGACCTCACACCATGAACCTGATAAACTAGCGAAGGCACAAGGAATTGTCAGTGCATTATGTGCTGAATATCCTTTATACGCTAATTTAAATTAG
- a CDS encoding TIGR01440 family protein yields MEKDAAQKLQELAIKWEEILDKFFQQVTLRSRQILVLGCSTSEVVGHRIGQGSSLDVAETLLPPLLERVQQKGIYLAVQGCEHINRALVVEESCAEHYGLEVVTVLPALHAGGAMTVKAWESFSSPVMVERIQGHAGIDVGDTFIGMHLRPVVIPVRIHVKELGEAHLTLAGTRPRLIGGPRARYE; encoded by the coding sequence GTGGAAAAGGATGCTGCGCAAAAACTTCAAGAATTAGCTATTAAGTGGGAAGAAATTTTAGACAAATTTTTTCAACAAGTAACACTGCGTTCACGGCAAATTCTTGTCTTAGGGTGCAGTACTAGTGAGGTAGTCGGACATCGTATAGGGCAAGGAAGCAGTTTAGATGTTGCTGAGACATTGTTGCCGCCATTATTGGAAAGGGTTCAGCAAAAAGGAATTTATTTAGCGGTTCAAGGTTGTGAACATATTAATCGTGCCTTAGTGGTAGAAGAATCTTGCGCAGAACATTACGGCTTGGAGGTTGTCACAGTGCTGCCGGCGCTTCATGCCGGAGGAGCTATGACTGTAAAAGCATGGGAGTCCTTTTCCTCGCCGGTTATGGTAGAGCGCATCCAAGGCCATGCCGGGATCGATGTAGGGGACACGTTTATCGGCATGCATTTGCGTCCGGTTGTTATCCCTGTTCGGATTCATGTTAAAGAATTAGGGGAAGCCCATCTTACCTTAGCCGGGACTCGCCCGCGCCTTATCGGCGGTCCTCGGGCCAGATACGAATAA
- the rpiB gene encoding ribose 5-phosphate isomerase B — MRVVLGADHGGYELKEAIRAHLESQGYEVRDEGTHSNESVDYPLYGFAVGNAILKGEADLGIACCGTGQGISMAANKLPGIRSAVCTDTFSARMAREHNNANVLALGGRVIGIGLALDIVDIFLKTEFSGGRHARRINLITDIELGKRV, encoded by the coding sequence GTGAGAGTTGTTCTGGGAGCAGACCACGGTGGATATGAGCTTAAGGAGGCCATACGTGCTCACCTAGAGTCACAAGGATATGAGGTTCGGGATGAAGGGACTCATTCCAATGAATCGGTGGATTATCCTTTGTATGGTTTTGCCGTAGGAAATGCCATTCTCAAGGGTGAAGCTGATTTAGGAATAGCCTGTTGCGGAACAGGACAGGGTATATCTATGGCGGCCAATAAACTTCCGGGAATTCGTTCTGCCGTCTGCACAGATACATTTTCGGCAAGGATGGCCCGGGAACATAATAATGCCAATGTTCTAGCCTTAGGAGGTCGGGTTATAGGCATTGGCCTTGCCCTTGACATTGTGGATATCTTTTTGAAAACTGAGTTTTCCGGGGGCAGACATGCCAGGCGAATAAATTTGATTACTGACATAGAACTTGGCAAGAGAGTATAA
- a CDS encoding low molecular weight protein arginine phosphatase, whose amino-acid sequence MSLKLLFICTGNTCRSPMAERLARELLGEEVQVGSAGIAAWEGERASVQAIEVLRERNLDLSDHRSKQISTELMTEADWIIPMTQAQENSLKQRFPEFAPKIRCLGRWGEQRRDIQDPWMGSVADYRRTALEIEELLHLLKERLNEGAEKP is encoded by the coding sequence ATGTCGTTGAAATTGTTATTTATTTGCACAGGCAATACTTGCCGGAGTCCCATGGCCGAAAGGCTTGCCCGTGAACTTTTGGGAGAAGAGGTTCAAGTCGGTTCGGCAGGAATAGCGGCTTGGGAGGGTGAAAGGGCAAGTGTTCAGGCCATTGAGGTTCTTAGAGAAAGAAATTTGGATTTATCGGATCACCGTTCCAAGCAAATTAGTACAGAACTGATGACGGAGGCAGACTGGATTATCCCCATGACCCAAGCTCAGGAAAACAGCCTCAAACAGCGTTTTCCGGAATTTGCTCCCAAAATACGCTGTTTAGGGAGATGGGGAGAGCAGAGACGAGATATTCAAGATCCGTGGATGGGCTCGGTTGCCGATTATCGTCGAACAGCGTTAGAAATAGAAGAGTTATTACATTTATTAAAGGAACGTTTGAATGAGGGAGCCGAGAAACCATAG
- a CDS encoding manganese efflux pump MntP family protein: protein MNLAWVIAVAIALGTDAFSLSLAIGLSGIRKGLMLKLIIVVAAFHVLMPLGGMILGQALGAILGQFASWIGAVIIIGLGGHVFYKVYRPTVERFSFAEAKRAMLQRKLFRDISYKGWSLYVLAASVSLDALTVGFSLGTFGFNILISVMVMGLIAGLMTGLGLFLGRIIGTRLGDKAELLGGIALFLIGVKLLF from the coding sequence TTGAATTTAGCGTGGGTTATTGCTGTGGCAATTGCTTTAGGCACGGATGCGTTCTCTTTATCGCTGGCCATTGGCCTATCCGGAATCCGGAAAGGCTTAATGCTGAAATTAATTATAGTGGTAGCCGCTTTTCATGTGCTGATGCCTTTAGGCGGGATGATCTTGGGTCAGGCCTTAGGGGCAATTTTAGGTCAATTTGCAAGCTGGATTGGTGCCGTGATAATTATTGGTTTGGGAGGACATGTGTTCTATAAAGTCTATCGCCCTACGGTAGAACGATTTTCCTTCGCTGAAGCTAAAAGGGCCATGCTGCAAAGAAAATTATTTAGGGACATTTCCTATAAGGGATGGAGCCTGTATGTGTTGGCCGCCAGCGTCAGTTTGGATGCCTTGACCGTCGGTTTTTCGCTTGGGACCTTTGGCTTCAATATCTTGATCAGTGTTATGGTAATGGGTCTTATTGCCGGATTGATGACTGGTTTGGGGTTGTTCTTAGGCCGCATCATAGGGACACGTTTGGGAGATAAGGCTGAATTATTAGGCGGTATAGCCTTGTTCTTAATCGGCGTAAAATTGCTTTTCTGA